The Candidatus Delongbacteria bacterium genome has a window encoding:
- the prfB gene encoding peptide chain release factor 2 yields MQNEIESLEEDTQEEGFYNDRKKAESVFAELNRRKYWVIKVSEIINIKEEIEVALEMLSEDPESMEDEIIELYNLFLKLVDEVELKSMLSGEEDQKIAIFTIHAGSGGTEAQDWAQMLMRMYKRLFEKLDLKAEEVDFLPGDIVGVKSITFEVTGNYPYGFLKSEHGVHRLIRLSPFDSQHKRHTSFASVSVMPEAEDVELALDLNDIRVDTYRSSGAGGQHVNKTDSAVRLTHIPTNIVVQSQAQRSQLLNKEFAMKVLKARLYQMKLEEEKKKWSEIGGEKLDISWGSQIRTYTFHPYNLVKDHRTDFESGNTQAVMDGELVAFINEYLHKFGKKY; encoded by the coding sequence ATCCAAAACGAGATAGAATCATTAGAAGAAGATACACAGGAAGAGGGTTTTTATAACGATAGAAAAAAAGCTGAATCAGTTTTTGCCGAATTGAACAGAAGAAAATATTGGGTAATTAAAGTAAGTGAAATTATAAACATCAAAGAGGAAATCGAAGTGGCCTTAGAGATGCTTTCCGAAGATCCTGAGTCCATGGAAGATGAAATAATTGAGCTTTATAATTTATTCCTTAAATTAGTCGATGAAGTTGAACTGAAAAGTATGCTAAGTGGTGAGGAAGATCAGAAAATTGCAATCTTTACAATTCATGCTGGTTCTGGTGGAACTGAAGCTCAGGACTGGGCACAGATGTTGATGCGTATGTATAAAAGATTATTTGAAAAATTAGACCTAAAAGCTGAAGAGGTTGATTTCCTTCCTGGTGATATTGTTGGTGTAAAATCAATTACTTTTGAAGTTACGGGAAATTATCCCTATGGATTTTTGAAATCTGAACATGGTGTACATAGATTAATAAGATTATCACCGTTTGATTCTCAGCATAAAAGGCACACATCTTTTGCATCTGTATCAGTGATGCCAGAAGCTGAAGATGTGGAATTGGCTCTAGATCTAAACGATATAAGAGTTGATACATACAGATCTTCTGGAGCAGGGGGGCAGCATGTTAATAAGACAGATTCTGCTGTAAGGTTGACTCACATTCCAACAAATATTGTAGTTCAATCGCAAGCTCAAAGATCACAACTTTTGAATAAAGAATTTGCTATGAAAGTTTTGAAAGCGAGACTTTATCAGATGAAACTTGAGGAAGAGAAGAAAAAGTGGTCAGAAATTGGAGGTGAAAAGCTAGATATCTCCTGGGGTAGTCAGATCAGAACTTACACTTTTCATCCTTATAACTTAGTCAAAGATCATAGAACTGATTTTGAATCGGGTAATACTCAGGCTGTAATGGATGGTGAACTTGTTGCCTTCATAAACGAATATTTACATAAATTTGGTAAAAAATATTAG